The following coding sequences lie in one Chanos chanos chromosome 4, fChaCha1.1, whole genome shotgun sequence genomic window:
- the kndc1 gene encoding kinase non-catalytic C-lobe domain-containing protein 1, with the protein MGTSGTAIVALDNEDNEEEQGYELQHLPPLLEDEENVSLADILCLRDSYLSEQEVWAVCVECVHSLQCIALLPLFHTLCITPDTLAFNAHGNVCFMEQLSDDPEGSFVPPEFDRTGNTFEGHIYSLGATLSAALDFVVEPELEADLGMETRRFLDQMQEAEPENRPHPQDILSLAEAKLSGTSPVAVCRKLSAIGRRVLSIESVANFQDGWEWSYRHAEQSKRSAFTEDQTRYRGMVRNYSSDSYNSSEDQRSQNWGRTHESYQWVEGWHKCSGSITLAREDDPFQAALFTRSQNSSPVRRRNQRLGRARGALNRSCSVPDSNNPPAFLPPSHGDISMVVTDLSEIGAEEDETLVWEEIPQRGDPKRTVEYSDTGWCGDSPSHSARSPEDPRDVGLSQRSIASDLDEVDQPETFDNQILSPSAAEGLRNNSLYSSNNHMTKSMLCLNEESQDEWISLRELLSHCSRPLSVNELWALCYICLSTLQTYIDFPEYLCLDSVYVGCDGEMLFLKPRNTGACDAFYLAPEFQEHGIVTEKACIYGVAAILWATAKFNLSPNQKLAMPRKLKRLLLEMAKRTPIERPSIVLAKKSCRDYLSRQGTNAEAVWTQLINRVHKFLNMVVTLYQGFLPLAGEGKLAPVAGPLPHSYALSTSSQLPEAFTSPATHFTPIVLAQEEGTQQEESPLTDPGTDGTSSESLHCSNVEFLENEDSITPAVGAEPQETETELEDNRGDGVGSNVGVVLRDSSSTSSSGKTLVNSPPLLSPQTTNQETSMQPVATCPAISCGCANGVFNNFLLRQDPQTGLLTLLPVQIAVPEPITGLDLSLPITTVPLQNQPVTNSSPKKKVNHFTEQNNNIYPAYQNGNTSHTLSVSYGTFMSDKSSEDKVKRTTSAAPKSSQTMTGLCRKHPTLHQILTLVREEFAFDGYLENGVEDLAIGEYILSLKGLQFETFCRAITEKYCELFWDEDLLGVLHCLVNHGSSTPSSAEQSPSKQLKRAVTSPQKAGQREERERGENGHLCDHTTACHAPYFNSSSWSSIGVSAVVSLPVGVMERSQCPVGGADESLCESDALWLGEEGLEDSGDGQWRSTCHTDDMDDSDSLISQRTLSPNAGPDGPSYSPSWALAYYGEECFSQEVTNYAFKLGRHSKSPSLEEKTQDPPFLEQEFYQELQQQLTIETRNLRKTRNFYHRLLHQERKNKGSEGKVMLSKLKLQFEELKSKVEFLDSVKKYLQVLSVDQWGLDPAALPSLALSDSPGLDTQSCEDPSALSLVCEQRRGKGSCPLVAGTPLGLMSYLYARNAHLEGYIQQFLYTYRYFCTPEDFLQFLKEKFTTSSRGSQESSADSTKIYHRTLDLLECWIGSCRRVDFTSKTSFSQIMDKFLSSEVSPVDSRGESLLTILQSSPRRRRGNGVSSLCTSPISSQEDEDVQSVHFTCRKSSIDDSGKKSFQWRISRVVEPQAASPKERPYSIAAALPRPCYSSLIQQLSSSCVRNEELLPFSQNEHSAQHTAQQLTLLQQEIFQGCHPVHFLNSRAQGVREKSASMSKGVSSDALPVEGSSLFVSEETEQDGPLQQLLKYAESVSNWVSAEIVICDSVKTQAALLSKFLSMAKFCYENRDFATAMQILGGLEGVIVRQLPAWKQLSSKVCEVLEELRAVQVFLKSDNLCLMEGEKTRGRPTLPSAHILAMHVQQLEIGAFTLTNGTYKWPKLRNIARVVSQVHAFQESVYPYTPDLELQAYLRGRIGRLGTCDVTLLAADNDANFHQLPADRHTRRIQDTLRRVKATFQ; encoded by the exons ATGGGGACCTCTGGAACTGCAATCGTCGCGTTAGATAACGAAGATAACGAAGAAGAACAAGGCTATGAACTTCAACATTTACCTCCACTGCTTGAGGACGAG GAAAACGTGTCTCTGGCAGATATCCTTTGCCTGAGAGACAGCTATCTGTCGGAGCAGGAGGtgtgggcagtgtgtgtggagtgtgtacaTTCGCTGCAGTGTATTGCGCTGTTGCccctctttcacactctctgcATCACCCCCGACACTCTGGCCTTCAATGCCCACGGGAACGTGTGCTTCATGGAGCAGCTCAGCG ATGACCCTGAGGGTTCATTTGTACCTCCAGAGTTTGACAGAACCGGGAACACCTTTGAG GGACATATCTACTCGCTGGGTGCCACTCTCTCCGCTGCCCTGGACTTTGTCGTGGAGCCTGAACTGGAGGCAGACTTGGGGATGGAGACCAGGAGGTTCCTAGATCAAATGCAGGAGGCAGAGCCGGAGAATAGACCGCACCCTCAG GATattctctctctggcagaggcCAAACTTTCAGGCACCTCCCCCGTAGCTGTCTGTCGAAAACTCTCTGCCATTGGAAGAAGGGTCCTCTCCATCGAATCTGTAGCAAATTTTCAAG atGGATGGGAGTGGTCTTATCGGCACGCTGAACAATCTAAGAGGTCAGCCTTCACAGAAGATCAGACTCGTTACCGGGGCATGGTCCGAAATTACTCCTCCGATTCCTATAACAGCAGTGAGGACCAGCGGTCTCAGAATTGGGGTCGAACTCATGAAAGCTATCAGTGGGTTGAGGGTTGGCATAAATGCTCAGGGAGCATAACGCTGGCGCGAGAAGACGACCCATTTCAGGCCGCTCTTTTCACCAGATCCCAGAATAGCTCTCCGGTCCGCAGGAGAAACCAGAGGCTGGGAAGAGCGAGGGGCGCACTCAACCGTTCCTGCTCTGTCCCAGACTCCAACAATCCCCCAGCTTTCTTACCTCCTTCTCACGGAGACATCAGCATGGTCGTGACAGACCTGTCAGAGATAGGAGCTGAGGAGGACGAGACATTGGTTTGGGAGGAAATACCCCAAAGAGGAGATCCTAAGAGGACAGTGGAGTATTCTGACACAGGGTGGTGTGGAGATTCTCCAAGCCACTCAGCCCGGTCTCCAGAAGACCCCAGAGATGTTGGCCTCTCGCAAAGGAGCATTGCCTCTGATCTTGATGAGGTGGATCAACCTGAGACATTTGACAATCAAATCCTGTCTCCTTCAGCCGCTGAGGGCTTGAGGAACAACAGTTTGTACAGTTCCAATAACCACATGACAAAGAGCATGCTATGTCTCAATGAGGAGTCTCAGGATGAG TGGATCTCTCTACGGGAGCTGCTGTCCCACTGTAGCAGGCCGCTCTCAGTGAATGAGCTTTGGGCTCTGTGCTacatctgtctctccactctccagACTTACATTGACTTCCCAG AATACCTTTGCCTGGACTCTGTCTATGTGGGCTGTGATGGAGAGATGCTGTTTCTGAAGCCCAGAAACACAG GAGCATGTGATGCATTTTACCTGGCACCTGAATTCCAGGAGCATGGTATTGTAACAGAAAAG GCCTGCATTTATGGAGTTGCCGCCATACTTTGGGCTACAGCTAAATTTAACTTGTCGCCCAATCAAAAACTGGCCATGCCTAGAAAGCTGAAGAGACTGCTGCTTGAGATGGCTAAGAGGACTCCTATTGAAAGGCCATCCATTGTTTTAGCAAAGAAG AGCTGTCGGGACTATCTTTCTCGCCAGGGAACTAATGCCGAGGCAGTATGGACACAGCTCATCAACAGAGTacacaag TTCTTGAACATGGTGGTGACTCTCTATCAAG GCTTTCTCCCATTGGCTGGTGAAGGCAAGCTGGCTCCTGTAGCTGGTCCTCTCCCGCACAGTTATGCACTGAGCACATCTTCCCAGCTTCCTGAAGCTTTCACTTCTCCAGCCACACACTTTACACCCATTGTCCTCGCTCAAGAGGAGGGAACACAGCAGGAGGAGTCTCCTCTGACTGATCCTGGAACAGATGG GACGTCTAGTGAGAGTCTGCACTGCAGTAATGTTGAATTCCTAGAAAATGAGGATTCCATAACTCCTGCAGTTGGGGCAGAgccacaggaaactgaaacagagttGGAGGACAACAGAGGAGATGGTGTTGGCTCTAACGTGGGTGTGGTTTTACGAGactcctcctccacttcctccagTGGCAAGACTCTGGTCAACTccccacctcttctctctccccagacGACCAATCAGGAAACAAGCATGCAACCTGTGGCAACTTGCCCTGCTATCTCGTGTGGCTGTGCCAACGGAGTTTTCAACAACTTCCTGTTAAGGCAGGACCCTCAAACAGGGCTTCTCACCCTCCTTCCTGTACAGATTGCTGTTCCTGAACCAATCACAGGCCTGGATCTCAGTCTCCCAATAACCACTGTTCCTCTGCAGAATCAGCCTGTAACGAATTCATCCCCTAAAAAGAAAGTGAACCATTTCactgaacaaaataacaacatataTCCTGCTTATCAAAATGGAAACACcagtcacactctctcagtgtcttaCGGCACTTTCATGAGTGATAAGAGCTCAGAGGACAAAGTTAAGCGTACAACATCAGCTGCTCCTAAGTCATCCCAAACCATGACAGGTTTATGCCGCAAACACCCAACTCTTCATCAGATCCTGACTCTGGTTAGGGAGGAGTTTGCCTTTGATGGATATCTGGAGAATGGAGTTGAAGATCTAGCCATAG GGGAGTATATTCTGTCTTTAAAGGGCCTTCAGTTTGAGACATTCTGTCGAGCCATAACAGAGAAGTACTGTGAGCTCTTTTGGGATGAGGATCTGCTTGGAGTACTTCACTGTCTGGTTAACCATGGTTCATCCACACC atcTTCTGCTGAACAGTCACCATCAAAGCAGCTGAAAAGGGCAGTGACATCACCCCAGaaagcaggacagagagaagagagggaaagaggagaaaacggTCATCTGTGCGACCACACGACTGCATGTCATGCCCCCT ACTTTAACTCATCTTCCTGGTCTTCAATAGGGGTGAGTGCTGTGGTGAGTCTGCCTGTAGGGGTAATGGAGAGATCCCAGTGTCCAGTAGGGGGCGCTGATGAGAGCCTGTGTGAATCCGATGCCCTGTGGTTGGGGGAAGAGGGATTGGAGGACAGTGGAGATGGCCAGTGGAGAAGCACTTGCCACACGGATGACATGGATGACTCCGACTCCCTGATCTCTCAACGGACCCTATCCCCTAACGCTGGCCCAGACGGGCCTTCTTATAGCCCCTCTTGGGCCCTGGCCTACTATGGAGAAGAATGCTTCAGTCAGGAGGTCACAAATTATGCCTTCAAACTGGGCCGCCACAGTAAGTCTCCCAGTCTGGAGGAGAAGACACag gATCCACCTTTCTTAGAGCAAGAATTTTACCAG GAGCTTCAACAGCAACTGACAATTGAGACCAGAAATTTGAGGAAGACCAGAAATTTCTACCATCGACTGCTGcaccaagaaagaaaaaacaaag GTTCAGAAGGTAAAGTGATGCTGTCCAAACTCAAGCTTCAGTTTGAAGAGCTGAAATCCAAAGTGGAGTTTCTAGACTCGGTTAAGAAATATCTTCAg GTGTTGTCAGTGGATCAGTGGGGTCTGGATCCTGCTGCCCTGCCCTCTCTTGCCCTGTCTGATTCTCCTGGACTGGACACACAGTCCTGCGAGGACCCCTCTGCTCTCAGTCTGGTTTGTGAACAACGCAGAGGAAAAGGCAGCTGCCCCCTAGTGGCAGGAACTCCCCTTGGTTTAATGTCATACCTATATGCCAG AAATGCCCATTTGGAGGGCTACATTCAGCAGTTCCTCTACACCTATCGCTACTTTTGTACACCAGAGGACTTCCTCCAGTTCCTCAAGGAAAAATTTACCACTTCTTCAAG AGGAAGTCAGGAATCATCTGCAGACAGCACTAAAATCTACCACAGGACTTTGGACCTGTTGGAGTGCTGGATAGGAAGCTGTCGACGGGTGGACTTTACTTCCAAGACCAGCTTCTCGCAAATCATGGATAAATTCCTTTCTTCAGAG GTTTCTCCTGTAGACAGTCGAGGAGAGAGCCTGCTCACAATTCTTCAGAGCTCTCCCAGGAGGCGACGGGGAAATGGGGTGTCCAGCCTGTGTACTAGTCCAATCAGCTCTCAGGAAGATGAGGATGTTCAATCTGTTCACTTCACCTGTAGAAAGTCCTCCATTGATGATTCTGGCAAGAAG AGTTTCCAGTGGAGGATCAGTCGTGTGGTGGAGCCCCAGGCTGCCAGTCCTAAAGAGAGGCCATATTCGATTGCTGCAGCACTGCCGCGGCCCTGTTACTCCTCTCTGATTCAGCAGCTCTCCAGCAGCTGTGTGAGGAATGAGGAACTTCTGCCCTTCAGCCAGAATGAACACAGCGCACAACACACCGCACAGCAGCTCACACTGCTTCAACAG GAAATATTTCAAGGTTGTCACCCAGTTCATTTCCTGAACTCCAGAGCTcagggagtcagagagaaatcagCCAGCATGTCCAA GGGTGTGTCCTCTGATGCCCTTCCAGTAGAGGGCagcagtttgtttgtgtctgaggaGACGGAGCAGGACGGGCCACTGCAGCAGCTGCTGAAATACGCAGAGAGTGTCAGCAACTGGGTCTCCGCTGAGATCGTCATCTGTGACTCTGTGAAG actCAGGCTGCTCTGCTCTCTAAATTCCTCTCCATGGCCAAGTTCTGCTACGAGAATCGAGACTTTGCTACCGCCATGCAGATTCTGGGAGGACTGGAGGGCGTGATTGTCAGGCAATTACCG GCATGGAAACAACTGTCCTCCaaagtgtgtgaggtgttgGAAGAACTCAGAGCGGTGCAG GTGTTTCTGAAGAGCGATAACCTGTgtctgatggagggagagaagacaagagGTCGACCCACCCTTCCCTCTGCTCATATTCTGGCCATGCACGTCCAGCAGCTGGAGATAGGAGCTTTCACACTGACCAATGGCACCTACAAGTGGCCAAAGTTGAG GAACATTGCGAGGGTTGTGAGTCAGGTACATGCTTTTCAGGAAAGTGTATATCCATACACCCCTGATCTGGAGCTACAGGCATACCTGCGCGGGCGAATTGGCCGCCTGGGAACCTGTGACGTGACCCTTCTTGCCGCTGACAATGATGCCAACTTCCACCAGCTCCCTGCTGATCGGCATACCCGCAGGATACAAGACACCCTGCGTAGAGTCAAGGCCACTTTCCAGTGA